One bacterium DNA segment encodes these proteins:
- a CDS encoding crossover junction endodeoxyribonuclease RuvC gives MKSGEGPQPDRIDSGRPPSERFPATPGRGDEKPQAGARGAGTRFASRRLILGIDPGLAGTGFALLSEPNLVLACSTVVTRPGRDGARLLTITRHLRGLLDEHPPAAASLEELFMGRNTTSAIGVAQARGAILAVLEERGVPVFEYKPSQVKVILTGYGNADKAQIKRMLSAQVNVPEGRIDDHARDAIAIALCHARSRRFSGASVAPDARRAGAS, from the coding sequence ATGAAATCAGGTGAAGGGCCGCAACCAGACCGGATCGACTCCGGCCGTCCCCCCAGCGAGCGGTTCCCGGCGACTCCCGGTCGCGGCGATGAGAAGCCCCAGGCAGGGGCCCGCGGAGCAGGAACGCGGTTCGCCTCCAGGCGTTTGATCCTGGGAATCGACCCCGGGCTCGCCGGCACCGGCTTCGCGCTGCTATCCGAACCCAACCTGGTGCTCGCCTGCAGCACGGTGGTCACCCGCCCCGGCCGCGACGGCGCGCGCCTGCTGACGATCACCCGCCACCTCCGCGGCCTGCTCGACGAGCACCCGCCCGCGGCAGCCTCGCTCGAGGAGCTGTTCATGGGCCGCAATACCACGAGCGCGATCGGGGTCGCACAGGCGCGCGGCGCGATCCTCGCCGTGCTCGAGGAGCGCGGCGTCCCGGTCTTCGAGTACAAGCCGAGCCAGGTGAAGGTGATCCTCACCGGTTACGGCAATGCGGACAAGGCTCAGATCAAGCGCATGCTCAGCGCCCAGGTCAACGTGCCGGAGGGACGGATCGACGACCACGCGCGGGACGCCATCGCGATCGCGCTCTGTCACGCGCGCAGCCGCCGTTTCTCAGGGGCCAGCGTCGCGCCGGACGCGCGCCGGGCCGGCGCCTCGTGA
- a CDS encoding YebC/PmpR family DNA-binding transcriptional regulator: protein MSGHSKWAGIKHKKAIVDAKRGQAFTRASREVTIAAKEGGGNPDGNFRLRLAIQKAREINMPADRIQNAIKRGTGELAGERLEEVRYEGYGPAGVAIMVDAFTDNRNRTSASIRHRFAKHGGNLGETNSVGWMFERKGVITAGAGKNDAEEVGLAAIEAGADDVQVDGGSIEVTTPPAAFEKVKAAIEALGVSIDNAEITMQAKQTVPVGEDRAVAVLRLMESLEEDDDVQQVYANFDISVDVLERVSAQV from the coding sequence ATGTCAGGGCATTCGAAATGGGCCGGCATCAAGCACAAGAAGGCCATCGTCGACGCCAAGCGAGGCCAGGCGTTCACCCGCGCGAGCCGCGAGGTCACGATCGCGGCCAAGGAGGGGGGCGGCAACCCTGACGGCAACTTCCGGTTGCGCCTCGCCATCCAGAAGGCGCGCGAGATCAACATGCCGGCCGACCGCATTCAGAACGCGATCAAGCGGGGGACGGGGGAGCTCGCGGGCGAGAGGCTGGAGGAGGTCCGCTATGAGGGCTACGGCCCGGCCGGCGTGGCCATCATGGTCGACGCCTTCACGGACAACCGCAACCGCACGTCCGCTTCCATCCGGCACCGGTTCGCCAAGCACGGCGGCAACCTCGGAGAGACGAACTCGGTGGGCTGGATGTTCGAGCGCAAGGGAGTGATCACGGCGGGCGCCGGCAAGAACGACGCGGAAGAGGTCGGCCTGGCCGCCATCGAAGCTGGCGCTGACGACGTGCAGGTCGACGGCGGGTCGATCGAGGTCACCACGCCGCCCGCGGCCTTCGAAAAGGTCAAAGCGGCGATCGAGGCGCTCGGAGTCTCGATCGACAACGCGGAGATCACCATGCAGGCCAAGCAGACGGTGCCCGTCGGTGAGGACAGGGCCGTCGCGGTGCTCAGGCTGATGGAGTCACTGGAAGAAGACGACGACGTCCAGCAGGTTTACGCCAACTTCGACATCTCAGTCGACGTCCTGGAACGGGTTTCCGCTCAGGTATGA